A part of Populus alba chromosome 8, ASM523922v2, whole genome shotgun sequence genomic DNA contains:
- the LOC118052294 gene encoding glucan endo-1,3-beta-glucosidase isoform X2: protein MATTATTSITTALLLISTLLHFSTTAFAIGVNYGTLANNLPSPSQVASFLKTQTTIDSIKIFDTNPDILRAFANSNITVTVTVGNGDIPALVDVNAASQWVASNIKPYYPQTRIKLIAVGNEILLTGNKVWISRLVPCMKSLHQALVHAGIKDVQVSTPHTLGIMHNSVQPSAARIRPGYDRVIFAPMLQFLRQTKSPLMVNPYPYFSYSPSMENYILFKPNRGVHDTNTNITYTNMFVAMMDAVYSAIKAMGYGDLDIVVAESGWPSLGDPNQPMCTVENAVSYNKNMIKVVTSGNGTPLMPKRRFQTYVFSLFNENLKPGSTAERNWGLFRPDFTPVYDVGIMRNGQSDGPTPPSPTKSKKWCVPKADATDKALQANIDYVCSQGVDCKPIQAGGACFSPDNVRSHASYIMNSYYQSHGRNDFNCDFSQTAVLTTSDPSHGTCKYN, encoded by the exons ATGGCCACTACCGCCACCACATCCATCACTACCGCCCTACTCCTCATCTCCACCCTCCTCCACTTTTCCACCACAGCCTTTGCGATCGGTGTCAATTATGGTACCCTAGCCAACAATCTTCCGTCCCCATCTCAGGTGGCTAGCTTCCTCAAAACACAAACAACCATCGATAGCATCAAAATCTTTGACACCAATCCTGATATTCTTCGCGCTTTTGCCAATTCGAACATCACCGTGACTGTCACTGTAGGTAATGGTGATATTCCTGCTCTTGTCGATGTAAATGCCGCCAGCCAATGGGTTGCAAGCAATATCAAGCCATATTATCCGCAAACAAGGATTAAACTCATCGCTGTTGGCAATGAAATCTTGTTGACTGGTAATAAAGTGTGGATTTCTCGTCTCGTTCCCTGCATGAAGTCCTTGCATCAGGCTCTTGTTCATGCTGGAATCAAAGATGTTCAG GTCTCAACTCCCCACACCCTTGGAATTATGCACAATTCTGTGCAACCAAGCGCTGCCCGGATAAGGCCTGGCTATGACAGGGTCATATTTGCTCCCATGCTCCAATTTCTACGTCAAACCAAATCCCCTCTCATGGTGAACCCGTATCCTTACTTTAGCTACTCTCCGAGCATGGAAAACTACATCCTCTTCAAGCCTAACCGCGGCGTCCACGACACTAACACCAACATTACCTACACTAACATGTTCGTTGCAATGATGGACGCGGTTTATTCGGCAATAAAAGCAATGGGTTATGGTGACTTGGACATTGTCGTGGCCGAGTCCGGTTGGCCCTCACTAGGAGACCCGAACCAGCCCATGTGCACCGTGGAGAATGCAGTCTCGTATAATAAGAACATGATTAAGGTTGTCACTTCAGGGAACGGGACTCCGTTAATGCCTAAACGGCGGTTCCAGACATATGTCTTTTCTTTGTTCAATGAGAATCTTAAACCCGGTTCAACAGCAGAGAGGAATTGGGGTTTGTTTAGGCCAGATTTTACCCCGGTTTATGATGTTGGGATTATGCGCAATGGACAG TCCGATGGACCAACACCACCATCACCTACAAAAAGCAAGAAATGGTGCGTTCCAAAAGCGGACGCTACTGATAAAGCCTTACAAGCAAACATAGACTATGTGTGCAGCCAGGGTGTGGATTGCAAGCCTATTCAAGCTGGCGGTGCCTGTTTCAGTCCAGACAATGTCAGGTCCCATGCATCATATATCATGAACTCTTATTATCAATCCCATGGCCGCAATGATTTCAATTGTGATTTCTCTCAAACCGCTGTCCTCACCACCTCCGACCCAA GTCACGGCACTTGTAAATACAATTGA
- the LOC118052294 gene encoding glucan endo-1,3-beta-glucosidase isoform X1 — translation MATTATTSITTALLLISTLLHFSTTAFAIGVNYGTLANNLPSPSQVASFLKTQTTIDSIKIFDTNPDILRAFANSNITVTVTVGNGDIPALVDVNAASQWVASNIKPYYPQTRIKLIAVGNEILLTGNKVWISRLVPCMKSLHQALVHAGIKDVQVSTPHTLGIMHNSVQPSAARIRPGYDRVIFAPMLQFLRQTKSPLMVNPYPYFSYSPSMENYILFKPNRGVHDTNTNITYTNMFVAMMDAVYSAIKAMGYGDLDIVVAESGWPSLGDPNQPMCTVENAVSYNKNMIKVVTSGNGTPLMPKRRFQTYVFSLFNENLKPGSTAERNWGLFRPDFTPVYDVGIMRNGQQSDGPTPPSPTKSKKWCVPKADATDKALQANIDYVCSQGVDCKPIQAGGACFSPDNVRSHASYIMNSYYQSHGRNDFNCDFSQTAVLTTSDPSHGTCKYN, via the exons ATGGCCACTACCGCCACCACATCCATCACTACCGCCCTACTCCTCATCTCCACCCTCCTCCACTTTTCCACCACAGCCTTTGCGATCGGTGTCAATTATGGTACCCTAGCCAACAATCTTCCGTCCCCATCTCAGGTGGCTAGCTTCCTCAAAACACAAACAACCATCGATAGCATCAAAATCTTTGACACCAATCCTGATATTCTTCGCGCTTTTGCCAATTCGAACATCACCGTGACTGTCACTGTAGGTAATGGTGATATTCCTGCTCTTGTCGATGTAAATGCCGCCAGCCAATGGGTTGCAAGCAATATCAAGCCATATTATCCGCAAACAAGGATTAAACTCATCGCTGTTGGCAATGAAATCTTGTTGACTGGTAATAAAGTGTGGATTTCTCGTCTCGTTCCCTGCATGAAGTCCTTGCATCAGGCTCTTGTTCATGCTGGAATCAAAGATGTTCAG GTCTCAACTCCCCACACCCTTGGAATTATGCACAATTCTGTGCAACCAAGCGCTGCCCGGATAAGGCCTGGCTATGACAGGGTCATATTTGCTCCCATGCTCCAATTTCTACGTCAAACCAAATCCCCTCTCATGGTGAACCCGTATCCTTACTTTAGCTACTCTCCGAGCATGGAAAACTACATCCTCTTCAAGCCTAACCGCGGCGTCCACGACACTAACACCAACATTACCTACACTAACATGTTCGTTGCAATGATGGACGCGGTTTATTCGGCAATAAAAGCAATGGGTTATGGTGACTTGGACATTGTCGTGGCCGAGTCCGGTTGGCCCTCACTAGGAGACCCGAACCAGCCCATGTGCACCGTGGAGAATGCAGTCTCGTATAATAAGAACATGATTAAGGTTGTCACTTCAGGGAACGGGACTCCGTTAATGCCTAAACGGCGGTTCCAGACATATGTCTTTTCTTTGTTCAATGAGAATCTTAAACCCGGTTCAACAGCAGAGAGGAATTGGGGTTTGTTTAGGCCAGATTTTACCCCGGTTTATGATGTTGGGATTATGCGCAATGGACAG CAGTCCGATGGACCAACACCACCATCACCTACAAAAAGCAAGAAATGGTGCGTTCCAAAAGCGGACGCTACTGATAAAGCCTTACAAGCAAACATAGACTATGTGTGCAGCCAGGGTGTGGATTGCAAGCCTATTCAAGCTGGCGGTGCCTGTTTCAGTCCAGACAATGTCAGGTCCCATGCATCATATATCATGAACTCTTATTATCAATCCCATGGCCGCAATGATTTCAATTGTGATTTCTCTCAAACCGCTGTCCTCACCACCTCCGACCCAA GTCACGGCACTTGTAAATACAATTGA